In one Bacteroidales bacterium genomic region, the following are encoded:
- a CDS encoding Mut7-C ubiquitin/RNAse domain-containing protein: protein MKKYCMFRFYAELNDFLRPKYRQKAFPYLFNGNPSVKDAIQAIGVPHTEVDLILVNGNSVSFGHHLQPGDQISVYPVFETLDISDVTHLRPRPLRKPKFVLDVHLGRLARYLRLAGFDTVYENSLGDREIIDIARSQKRIILTRDLGILKNDRVTHGYFIRSDNPRTQIQEVVNYFSLHKLAQPFSRCTRCNGKVKRISRKEAEPRVSKRTFRFYRRFYCCTSCGKIYWEGSHVGRMQKFLSELLTPAGLLHQDGIEK from the coding sequence ATGAAAAAATATTGCATGTTCCGCTTTTATGCAGAACTGAATGATTTTCTGAGGCCGAAGTACCGGCAAAAGGCTTTCCCCTACCTTTTCAACGGCAATCCGTCGGTGAAGGATGCCATCCAGGCTATCGGTGTACCGCATACCGAAGTGGATCTCATTCTGGTTAACGGGAATTCAGTTTCCTTCGGTCATCATCTTCAGCCCGGGGATCAGATATCGGTTTATCCTGTTTTTGAAACACTGGATATTTCGGATGTTACTCATCTCAGGCCCCGGCCTCTGCGTAAACCGAAATTTGTTCTGGATGTCCACCTGGGAAGGCTGGCCAGGTACCTGCGTCTGGCCGGATTCGATACAGTCTATGAAAATTCCCTCGGCGACAGGGAGATTATTGATATTGCCCGTTCCCAGAAACGCATCATCCTGACCCGCGACCTCGGAATACTGAAAAATGACCGTGTTACCCACGGCTACTTCATCAGGTCCGATAATCCCCGCACCCAGATTCAGGAGGTGGTAAACTATTTTTCATTGCACAAACTGGCCCAACCGTTTTCCCGCTGTACCCGCTGCAACGGAAAGGTTAAACGGATTTCGCGGAAAGAAGCCGAACCCAGGGTCAGTAAACGTACGTTCCGGTTTTATCGCCGCTTTTATTGCTGTACCTCCTGCGGAAAAATCTACTGGGAAGGTTCCCATGTAGGCCGCATGCAGAAATTTCTCAGTGAATTGCTAACTCCCGCAGGTTTGCTACATCAGGATGGCATTGAAAAGTAA